The window atttcctttttaacattctcccattcttcttctacattttttaccttatcttttttactcagacctcttgcgatgtcctcctcaaaaatcttctttacctcctcttcctcaagcttctctaaattccatcgattcatctgacaccttttcttcaggtttttaaaccccaatctacatttcattatcaccaaattatggtcgctatcaatgtctgctccagggtaagttttgcagtcaacaagttgatttcttaatctttgcttaaccatgatataatctatctgataccttgcagtatcgcctggctttttccaagtgtatattcttctattgtgatttttaaattgggtgttggcaattactaaattatacttcgtgcaaagctctataagtcggtcccctctttcattccttttgcccagcccgtattcacccactatatttccttccttgccttttccaatctccaactactattaaattttcatctccttttacgtgtttaattgcttcatcaatctcttcgtatacacactctacatcatcatcatcatgggtgcttgtaggcatatagacgttaacaatcgttgtcggtttaggttttgattttatccttattacaatgatattatcgctatgcgttttgaaatcctctactctcttccctatcttctcgttcattatgaaacctactcctgcctgcccattatttaaagctgagttaattattctaatatcacctaaccaaaagtcgccttcctcttcccaccgaacctcactaattcctactacatccacatttatcctatccatttccctttttaaattttctagcctaccaaccttttttaaacttctaacatttcacgctccgactcgtagaatgttattttttaattttctggtgaccccttccttagtagtccccacccggagatctgaacgggggactagtttacctccggaatatcttaccaaggaaggcgcctccatcattgctatatgaaaatgcagagagccacattttcttggaaaaaaaagcggctgtggttttccattgctttcagctgcgcagtactcagaggactgagtgatgttgatatggccgtttaagtcattctgactcacgcccctaacaactactgaaagagcttctgccctctttcaggaatcattccttagtctggctctcaacagatacctttccgatatggttgcaccttcggtccagctactctgtatccctgagcactcaagccccctcaccaacggcaaggtctcatgattcatagaggattTATTTTCAGTCagtatttaaaattgatacatttttttcgtttcttgTTTGACATGTTTTGATTAAGTTTCTTTAACATTAGGAGCGAAGGATtgcctagttttttttttattatttatatatatatatatatatatatatttatgatgacatatataaattaaattataaaggtaagggattgattaaataattctagATTCTTGCCAGTTGTTGAATCTTGTTTCAAAAAGTTggtatgtttattaacaattgGTTGACAATTTATTACTGGaatacagttaaattaatgtgttacaaagaaactacttttatatttatgtataaaaaaaaaaagaacttatatcCTATAGTTACAATATGAGGGTGAAATATTCTGTTTTGCAAATATGCTTAGTCtaactaggattcaaacccaCAAACTTCCAGATGAATAGTTGAGAGAGAtcttactattgttttaaaaaagttgatggtattttagatgtattttataaaaaaataatttattttcatttttttaatttaattgagagAATAACATGTTGGTAATGAAATGTGTCTATTAATGTGATTAATGTAGATTAACTGTCATTTGTCGGttgttaagaagtaaataatcttaattttaaaagttgtaatttttcttttatattatgttaataaggtagtaaaaaatgtatgtcagaaaactttaaatatcactATTCAATGTCTATTCGTTACATGATgcatagaataaattatatacatatatatatattatatataaataaatattattatctataaataaataatatattttaatcataaagatatttaattgtattgataatatacacaaattttgttttaaataaattataaaagaagtacaTGCAGATGAAATAAGAAGAGcagaaattattgcattttagtagcagatgcttttttaaagtttatcagaaaaaattaaagtaataaactattttttaattgttattgttaaataacattaataacattgttattgtttaattgttattgttaattagtggtgatattatataatataaaatgaattgtatattttaatgcacGCTTATGTACTGTACTGTTCACAAATTATTTGTGCCCTAAAATTTAGGTAGTGTGCAAttcataattaatgaagttaattgttccttcagtgattatattatttaaaattaattatggttcattgaattaattattaattaccataattaattattttaatttaacaaattatttattatattttattatataagtaatggAGCTAGTcatgaatttaatgttttgtatatataattttagtgtcaataaatgataatgatttaactgactttttttattgttgtacaatTCTGATTATCTGATCTACATCTTAGTCTGTATAAAGCATtgaatatatattacagaattatattcttcattttttaaaattaatatcttatttataaatataatttcttttcagtaacataaataataaacatgtatttttgtgtattttgagaATAATGGTTTTTTCACTTAGTTCAGTAATCATGAAATGGGTTTATCACAAATggcgtatttaatttttcaacgaatTTATCACTTGCAATGGAATATGGCTTTCTTCACTTGTTTTGTGCATTAGTTCATCCTTCGCTAAAGgagaacagtttatttttaatgaattaccattaatttataataataaataattactcatatattttaatctttgaaaatccGATAGATTAAACTTAtcataataatttccaattataGATTATCCTGCATCTTTGGTTGGTATAGaattctataactacattaaaatatattcttttaataatttgttattccagattgttttctgttttgaaattttgaattacattaaaaaatgtacctcTAAactttgctgtccagtactggaatgatttaatctttgaaatacctttaattcttaaaagaatacattcttataattatacaagtaagtatattaatataatataagcgtgtcccaaaaaaaaatcatctgatttgaattatttatattttgaaaactattcaatataaaaacataacattaattttgtattaaagtttttctaCATAGAAAGTCATGGGTGCTCAACATACTCGGAATACATCCACACTAGTTGAATTCATCCCACACTTTTTTCCCGTTGGAATTGGGAAATTTGCCTAACCCAAATGCCCAGCAGCCcatacatactgggtgtgtggggttcaccgtCTACTGCAGTGGTACCCACTAAAAACCACTCCCTCATGTGATGTGGTGTTGGAATTGCCATTAAAACATTACCTCAATATCATGTGCATCCACACACcttacattcatacaaaatacATCTCATTCACATGCTACTGTACACTGTATGCACACTTTTTTCCCGTTGGAATTGGGAAATTTGCCTAACCCAAATGCCCAGCAGCCcatacatactgggtgtgtggggttcaccgtCTACTGCAGTGGTACCCACTAAAAACCACTCCCTCATGTGATGTGGTGTTGGAATTGCCATTAAAACATTACCTCAATATCATGTGCATCCACACACcttacattcatacaaaatacATCTCATTCACATGCTACTGTACACTGTATGCAACTCTTCTAATATATACAAACttcacttatttacttttttttttcaccctactcccctgggccagacatacaattaagtaaagctgAGCCCagggtatatatatttgttcttttttattttgtccttttactctaaggcaGCCAACCTGCCAACTGGCAGTAAATCTGGCACGGCCCCCCTGTTCAGATCTTTGATCTTTATTTTGCCTGCTTCTAATCTCCAGGAGGGAGTAACAAGGCCCAACTATGTCACTCCTGGGACTTTTTTTGTCCTTCAGTTTGAAGATGGCTGCCGTCACCTCATCTTGTGTGAAGCGCTTTCTGTCACACTTGATGTATTCAGTAGCACCGTTATCTTTGCAAGAAAACAATCTAATCAGTGGGAGTCTCGCTATCTCCTCCATGAGGATGGGGAGCCGCCTACTAAATCGCTTCATAGCGATTTGATAGGCTCGCCCTCATGGATCTGAATTGAGCTCTCTGcagaatttttccatttatttttttaaactgcttgatttcataatttagtaAGTGTCATGAAGCTACATATCTTTTTGCGCAGCCTCTTCATATGCATCTCCTCCTGCAACCCTTAACCGCTATTTTTGGCATCATAAACTCTGAAGATCACTTTGCATATGCACTATTTGCACGGTCCACAAATATACTGAGTAAAAGCATCAAATTTCTACCATCTCTGCTCTGTCTGGCAACATTTTCAACGACAGTTGCAACTTGCCTTCATGTCAGTCTTAAAGGTTTATGAATGGCTATCACACAAAACAATGGGTCTTCGATTTCTAACAGTGTGGCCAAGTGATTACTTGCCGTTTTGTCCTGCAGGACTGTCCAGTTACACTTGGAGCGCTCCCATCATCTGTCCATTATGGTTAAATCCAGAATTGAGATATGTCCTCTCGCCACACAGGTAGGTGTGTGGTCATTTAAGCAGTAAAGACAATTCACTGTCATGGGGTCTGAAAGAACCTTGCCGTGCAGTTTTTGTAAGGACTACTGGCGACAACAGCCTTACAATTCAAGTAACCCATCAGGATGATCTTCCTGGGCGTTTTGGCAATGAATCGTTGAGTCTACCCACAAATGCCTCAAACTCATGAAATTCACAGTTGGGACTGACATAGGCGGCGCCTATGTCAGTCCAACAGATATGATTTATGTGAAAtcagatatttttgcaaaacgtggtccatgttttgcaaaaatatgtcGTTTCACGTAGCAAagatatattctgaatatgagccaaatttgaccataaataaatttttttttttaataccacgaTCCCACGACATCgcaaaaatatctcgtttcatgtaactaatatatattctgaatatgaaccaaataggaccaaaaataaattttttttaggatatcaTGTACCCTACCATCAATCAGATAATTGCAACCTTTTGTTGTGCTTTTTAGTTCTCAGGGCTGTCCTTTGTTggtcagccgcatccataatgcggacaattaattcctcaagagaatgcatttttgttttgtatacaatatttttcatccatccccagatgcgTTTCCAGATTATCGCGTTTCACGGaactatattctgaatatgaacgaaatcagaccataaatatgttttttttttttaatatcacggcCACACCAACACCTAGGAggtccatgttttgcaaaaatatctcattcacgtaactaatatatattctgtaccaaatctgaacataaataatatttttttgaaatatctcgactccacCGTCTTTAGCAGGTTCATGTCTTGCAAGAATATCTCCTTTAAcgtaactaaaatttattctgaatatcagCCTAAtcgtagtataaataatttttttgggaaatatCACAATCTCACAACTACCTAGGAGATCCATGTTTTCCAATAATATTTCGTTTCACttcactaatatatattctgaatatgtaacaaatcggaccataaacacattttttttttttaaatatcacgacCCCACAATCACCTAGCAAATCCATGTTTCCCAAAAATATCTCCTTTcacgtaagtaatatatattctgaatatgaaccaaattggatcataaataaattttttttgaaatatcatgaCTTTAACACCACCTAGTAGGTCCATGTCTTGCAAAAATATCTTgtttcatgtaataattattattttgaatactggaccataaataattttttttttatgtatcacgACCACACTACCATTTGGCAGatccatgttttgcaaaaatattttgtttcacgtaactaatatatattctgaatatgaaccacatctgaccataaatacattttttttatatatcatgacCCCACCACCACCTAGGAggtccatgttttgcaaaaatatctcgtttcatgtaactaatatatattctgaatatgaaccacatctgaccataaatattttttttaaatatcgcaaTGCTACCACCATATAGCAGGtccatgtttttcaaaaatatcacgtttcaaataactaatatatattatgaatatgaaccaaatcggaccataaaaaataattatattttaaatttaaaatatatttcaattttttttaaaaatatgacggCCCCACAATCATGTTTGATGCCAAAACTTAAAGGTGTTAAGATCAGGCGATCTTTGCGGCAAGGAATGTTGACTTGctcgaccgatccatttctcagagaATTATTTTAGTGTGTGGAATCGGCACAAGAGAAGCGGAGAGGCGTACCactgtgctggaagtatactttgtgtctcaatgctagaggaacatcttcaagcaaatgtggcaattcttcttgaagaaagtacaagTAGACCTTAGGATTTATGCGGCTagataatatgaacggtccaaaccgCTGATTGTAGGAGAAAATACATTGATACTAAATAAGTGTTGAAAATTTCCTTCCACAGTtacatgaggatttacttcttgTCATGTAATGATTTAAACACCGACACAGTATTGCACATTGTTGAtcggctgttgttattttattgccagctttgaaataataatttttcaaataatttattgtatttctgtcattaataaaaaaattattatctcatgaatttttatttattttattaaataataaacgaagaattgtataatttccagttttttttaatagtaaattttgattttacaaatttttccaaattaaaagtaacacgtacacgttttatgtgtttataacccattacaaagttattatatgtcaaacataaaaaacaggatcttttaaccccaatttattggttttcaccaatTTGActaaacttttttgtatttaatatgtttcaaatctaattttgttttaaagttaaaacaaaatatttaaattataagtgtaCCTAACTACACGATCAGTTTTGTACaagattataatgtaaaacaaagcaatttctcataaaaaaaatttcactaaaatctaCTCTTGCATCACACTGAGTAAAGAAACTGATCGTGTAGAGAAAAGAACGTTACACTGAGACTGTGTACAGATGTTAAGCAGAGATCACTTTCataatgatacaagaaaaaatatttaaatacctcttaaatgtaatttacgtCATTTCATCAgaaaacacacatttttattttaagtataatacagATTTACTAATACAGATTAGATGTTGCTATCATAAATTTGTTGATCTATTCTTCAATCTCTACCAACAAAACATTGACACACTTGCTCCATCTCTTGTATATTTGAACACAAATACCTTTTTAGCAGTTATTAAagtattctgattattttttctttattttaaggtCTCGCTTAAAATTTAGCCGATGAAATTtacatacctttctttttcttttttattataatttctcatttattatgttcataaaatttttttaccgtagctaaaaacagtaataaatttataatttgcaatgTTGTCGAAACAGTagtatatactgaaatgaatataAGTCTTGctgaaattgaaaacaaacacCCACATgagattttcattattaatcgatcaaataaaaaaattaatctcttattCTGATCGGTGTACAGTAAtagattattttgattaacatCAAGAACGATTAGGTTTATTACtctgctgataaaaaaaaattcccaagcATTAGACCCGATGAATCGAGATAAAACCTTGATCTAAATAGAATGGGACAATCCAGCCAGaattaattgtaagataaaaaaatagaagtcattagactccatattaattatttaatgtataaactcgagaaatgataagaaaaaatgtgaaaatactaaatataagaaacgattataaaataatttacaattcaggtGTTAATGAATACTACTTGAGTAGAAGACTTtgtgtttcctgtttagcctctgggagttaccattcaggtattacttcagaggatgatatgtataagtgtaaatgaagtgtagtcctgtacagtctcagtttgaccgctcctgagttgtgtggttaattgaaacccaaccgccaaagaataccagtatccacaatccagtattcaaatctatataaaaataaccgcttttactaggacttgaatgctggaactctcaacttccaaatcagcggatttgggaagacatgttcaccactagaccgacccggtgggttacttgagtaaaagattagaaaaaataattctaacctTGAACAAATGCaagaaatgaacatttaaaaattgttttaaatgcttacaaaaaattttaattctttaagactgtttaaaaattcattaactgtgtaatattgtttctgtaaaataaaaacctttcgttatgttttataaataaattggtgggaagatagTTTAAATAGTTcagcaattcattaaaaatggcaacagagaCGTAAGACTCTTTCTTATAAGCTGAGGTATTGTGAAAATTTACCTGTAAAATGTTCTTTTGTCTGGtttggaaattgttattttttattaataagcgatttttttttctgttagtgactgatttcataattataaacacaagtattagttaacatttttaattttctaaatacacaatccatatttatagccattttttattttgaatactcaAGTTTTTGAGGGAGCCCTAAGAAATGACATTACACTTCAGAGAGGAATATAcataagtatttatatatgtttaataatgatgataaactcAGTATTCTACTAAGGTACTTCAAGTATAACaatacagtttcatttttttaactaacaaaatcaatttgttcATTCCAAGCAAAttattcatctaataaaataGCCAGAAAGGAGATGCTGTTACTGTATGAGACTCAAAAATCCTGTTATTAGGTGatggaaaaattatgcaatcaGCAATGTTAATCAAAAATACTGTTAAGAACATCATGTTCTTAACAGCTGAACTGTTAAGAAGCATCAAAAAGCATTTACTGTCAAAAAGCATCACCTCCTGGGTGAAACTATTGTTTCAGTTCTGGGCATATGCAAAGTGTTGTCTCCTTATGGTGGTCTATCGACTCTTTTGGAAACCATCTTCTGTTTGTTTTACGGTATGTGCTTTTAGGCAGTCCTTATATTCACAATTATATACCAGTATATAACtgtgaatatatacataaatttttaaatgttaacttacccttaatttatatttatgaatgtgtagtcttgttaaaaagaatagtaacttaTCGTTTACCTTATTGTTTCTATCAAAAAACGACCGCAAAACCTTTTTCCTCTTTACGTATTTAACTCAATACTTGGGCttacaagaaagggccttattatgcttcttatttcatatctaataaattatctatctattaaaaaaatcttctgactaatttatttaaaatacaagtaaaaaatcttatcttatagaaacaatattactctgttgatgaatttttaaataatactaatttaaaaattgaaaaaaccctGAATCTTCTGTAACTGTTAAATTTGCACATAAACATGTGCTACAATAATCTTCATTAAtgccttttaatttttgaattatttggctgttatcttttgtatttaatatcttatctaacataatttcatgattttatattgtacgtaaataaataatatggactttaatcgcttctaatttttattttctaatcgtgcattttgtgatgctactctgattgcatgtaattatacaataaattatttataataattataattaaaataatcattagcaGAGGATGTGGGGTGATGAGACGTATAAGGATGTGGAAGACACAGGATGTGGATTTATTAAGAATTCtcgttttcttaataaatttattacctgTTGCAAgcaacatatttgaaaaattaatatatgtatatcgtATCAAACATGTTAACCacagaatataattaaagttagaaGAGTAAGccagtcaaaaagtaaaataaatctttattatcctcAAATAACACAGTTACAATTAAACAAGATAGAAAACTCAGccgattatttcaagtacataacctaatctttatttgtaacgtaaacctaatctttatttataattataacattcaaaacataaattattttaaatctacatttgattcgataaaaaataaaaagacatttcaATCCTATTTTCTCCTGTATGCATCATCTTcagtttaatattctattaaactgtaatattttgtctctatattttagtataaatatatattattctgatttgattataagataaaaaattacgctAAGCAAACCGTGTTTTTCATGGTACTGAATTAAGGAGAATTTATATACACAGTATTCATGAAGTATagtaacattgaaataaatttcaactcttaAATGAGATTCAGCAAAtggttttacctaaaaaaaataaattttttggttaaaaaacctACCGCATCCCAAGGTCCCCTCCTCTTCAGGgccaattcaaaaatgtttaaaggaaagGTTAGAGTTGTGATACGTTATTCTAATAGGTAACTCTTAACTAAAATGGtggtcatttaatgttttttcagttatgtacaaaagtaactcttaaacagcagttattattattattttaataccggtagcatgtcattttaataattaaatacgaatgTTTTAACACGATTTGAAATGTGCTGTTgtatgagaaaataaatgaaattcaaaattaaagagaaagagaTGAGTTCATGGGAAATTAGAGTTGTTTTAGAGGATACATATTAACAATATCTGTAATCAAACAAACAAGAAGAGTAATGAATGTAGGTGGGTTAAAATGGTACACTACTTGTAGAAGAGGTGTGAATAAAGGAGATGAGGCGATGGTACTCACGCAGCAGCTCTTTCTTATGTAATATAACAACTGTCAGttccagttttattttgaaaaaattgcatacttttataatattaacaatgttAATTCTACCCTACTGACatttgtgtgtgtctgtctgtctgtagTGTGTCCGTCCCGCTTAGGTTAGCACATAAAACACCAGTAGTGCGAGTGATGTCATTccatacaaaaagtaataatgtgCTCAGATAACAGGCACTGGAATGTAtagatcgctagcggaaaatcccgattcgttagtagaTGTCCCGTGGTGGTcaagtgtatacttgttatattattatatatttattacttgcacttgttattatttatacttgtaatatatatttatttctttaaccaaAATATACGCAAtacatatgttattaatatattttttaaattatgttttgcagTTAAAGAAGAATTCGACGGTCATGTGTTTAAGAAATTTGAGCATAAAGATGATTTATGCGATGGAACGAGATTTACTGTTAGAAGAATggagaataatgttttaaagtgcAAAATTTCGACTGGAGGTAAGCAAGGAGAAACAATGTATATTCCAAGAATAACTTTGATCGATGAGAGTACAAAAGGGTTTTCATTGAAGAGACTTCAGTTTCCTCTGCGATTAgctttttgtatgaaaaaagttttgaattggtCGGTATTGATTTGAGAGGAGAAATTTTTGGGCATGGACAGTTGTTTGTTGCGTTATCAAGAGTAAAAAGCATGGAGTGGAATGAAAGTGAAATTGTCTTCTGAGCGTAGAAATAAACGagtgaaaatgttgtttttaaagaaattttggatGGTCTAGACCGATAAGTGGAacagtgaattttttattgaaaagaagagtttattaaatacgataaaagaatttcaaggttttttgtttgtatgttcattaataaatttaaattatactatataatatcaTTTCGTAACTTatcctttatgatttttttctctgagccccttcaaaaaaaaaattcaaattccgaCGCCTATCcctcactttttctgtttagtctctggaaccaccttaAGGAATACCTTAAgtaataacttcagaggatgaatgaggatgatatgtaaatgatgtatattcttgtacagtctcaggtcgaccgttcctgagatgtgtggttaattgaaactg of the Lycorma delicatula isolate Av1 chromosome 10, ASM4794821v1, whole genome shotgun sequence genome contains:
- the LOC142331040 gene encoding uncharacterized protein LOC142331040 isoform X4, with the translated sequence MHVKEEFDGHVFKKFEHKDDLCDGTRFTVRRMENNVLKCKISTGGKQGETMYIPRITLIDESTKGFSLKRLQFPLRLAFCMKKVLNWSVLI
- the LOC142331040 gene encoding uncharacterized protein LOC142331040 isoform X1, whose translation is MLNLQFGTPQNLKIFFVLRKKDNQISLLHFYHHSLMPIETWICVKFVVVKEEFDGHVFKKFEHKDDLCDGTRFTVRRMENNVLKCKISTGGKQGETMYIPRITLIDESTKGFSLKRLQFPLRLAFCMKKVLNWSVLI
- the LOC142331040 gene encoding uncharacterized protein LOC142331040 isoform X3; amino-acid sequence: MPIETWICVKFVVVKEEFDGHVFKKFEHKDDLCDGTRFTVRRMENNVLKCKISTGGKQGETMYIPRITLIDESTKGFSLKRLQFPLRLAFCMKKVLNWSVLI